In Aspergillus nidulans FGSC A4 chromosome II, the genomic stretch CTTCAAGGCTTGTCCGGGTGGAGGTCGCTGACCGCTCAATTTTCAAAGCCTACGATGCCGAGCGTAAGCTTGAGTCTCCCCCTGGCCTCCAAGCCAAGATTGAGTCCCTGCAATCCCGCTACAACAAAGGCCGAAGCTTTGCACGCGCAAGCGGTACGGAAGATGCCGTGCGTGTGTATGCCGAGGCCGCGAGTCGATCTGAGGCTGATGACCTCGCCACGCGTGTTGCAAATGCAGTCCGCGATGCTGGTGCTAAGGAAGTCGTTCAGTAGATCGAGAACATATTGGCTACGCAAAAGCCacttggagaggaagtgggCTCAGTGGACCGCGAAAATGACGTCTAACAAAATTGCCGATGCCAATGATTTACGATACTACACACTATCCTATACTACAACTAATAGGCATTATGATAAAATCAATGACAGTTTTCATGTCTATCAGACGTCGCCACATCGATCAAGTGTTTTGGCATTCGCGGTTGAATATGCCACTCTTGATTGTTTATAATGGTACGTAAAGACGATCTAGAATTCGGGTATTTATTCAACGCTATGTATATAACCAACCAATCATTTGCAACATAAAGCCTTTAATGATCGAGACATATTTAACCCTCTTCCTGATCCATATCATCTCTTGAGCGCTTCCCCTTGCCAAACTTCTTCCCTCTAGCCCCCTTCTTTTCGTCAAAGCTCTTCATCTCAATAGTAGCCTGCCGTGAAGCCTCCGCAACCCGCTCTGACATGACCATGACCTCGTCCTTCTCAACCTGATACTCCGGCAGTTTTTTGGACAGCGCATGCTCGATACGAAGCCAAACTTCAACGTCATACTGTGTGACGAAGCTAATTGCTACTCCACTCTTCCCTGCACGTGCAGTACGTCCAACACGATGAATATATGTCTTGCTGTCCATGGGGAGGTCAAAGTTAAAGACGACGTCAACGGACGGGATATCAAGACCTCGAGCAGCGACATCAGTGGCAACGAGAATATCGCGACTGCGAGAGCGGAACTTGCCTAGGGCACCAAGACGAGCAGATTGGGACAATTGGCCGTGGAGGGGGATGGCGCCAAAGCCCAAGGCGCGGAGCATAAACGCGACACGCTGAGTTTCGTGAACAGTTGTCGTGAAGATGATTGCGGACTGACCCGCAAATTCGTTGAGGAGGTAGACGAGGTAGAGATTCTTGTGCTTGTGGGGAATACAGATATAGGATGATTGAAGGGTTGAGACGGTTTGGTATTTGCTGGAAACAGAGACGCGGACGGGGTTGGAAAGAGAGGCACGCTGGAGGGATTCGACTTTGGTGCTCATTGTCGCGGAGAAAAGGTAGGTGTGGCGGGTGCGGGGGAGGATTCGAATGATCTTGTCGAGGGATTCACCAAAGTCCATGTCCAAAAGTCTGTCGGCTTCGTCGATGGCGAGATACTTGAGATTTCGGAGGGAGAAGCCCTTTGTGTTCTCTAGATGATCTAGTAATCGACCTGGGGTTGCGACTATAATATGAGGTTTTTTGCCAAGGGCGATGGATTGCGCTACCATGTCCATGCCGCCGACGATGACGGCGCAGCGAACTCCGATTGTTGACCCGAGCGTTTCAAAAGCTTGAGATATCTGGTATGCGAGTTCTCGGGTGGGGGCTAGAACGAGACCAAAGAGTGTTTGAGGCGCCTCCATAAGAGCTACAACTTGTCAGCCAAAGTCATTGTATGGATCATAACGAACATACCTTGAAGCATTGGGAGGGCGAAAGCGGCTGTCTTTCCACTTCCTGTTTCCGCGAGGCCAATCACATCACGGCCCTCAAGGGCAAGCGGAATCGCCTGTGATTGAATCGGAGTCGGTGCCTTGTAGCCCATGTTCTCGCAAGCCTCGCATAGTTGGTCAATGATTCCTAACTCTTTGAAGGActttgctggagctggctcTTCGCCGGAGGTTTGCGTTTCATCCTTGGCAGATCCGCGAGAGCTGACGGACTCGGCTTCAGAATCGCTATTAGTCTCTGGCTGCTTCTCCGTGATCTTGCGCTTTTTCAAGGCTGACATTGTGAATAAATGACCAGATTATGATACAGTGAGGAAGACGGCTCATGCTCCGCAGACAAAAAATTATATGGGGACACCGCAGAAATATTGATCCGGACAATCTTTGCGGAGCCCGGGCtttatcttttttttccGCCCAGAAAAAAGATCAGCTAGACCATCGAAAGATACCTTGGTAATTCTCTGCTTTTCCAAGCGGATATTCAATTATGGCAAAGCATACGAAGAGCCATGCTCATCCCAAACCTCCAAGCGGCGCTgccaaaggcaaaggcagtGCCGCGTCAGTGAGCAAGACTCCAAAATCCATGGTCATCCGTATTGGAGGCTCCCGGGTTGGCAGCAGTGTCAGCCAGCTGGTTAAGGATGTTCGTCTCATGATGGAACCAGACACGGCAGTGCGATTGAAGGTAAGATCTCGGAGGTATCCATTCCTGTTTACTACCGGACTTGCACACTGACAAGTTCAGGAACGCAAATCAAATAGGCTACGGGACTATGCGGTCATGGCCGGTCCTCTGGGTGTCACgcatttccttcttttctccaaGTCATCTACCGGAAACACAAATATGCGCTTGGCACTTACACCGCGCGGTCCTACGCTCAACTTCAAGGTGGAAAGCTACTCCCTGTGCCGTGATGTCGAGAAAGCTTTGAAACGTCCAAGAGGCGGAGGTCAGGATCATAAAACACCGCCGTTGCTCGTGATGAACAACTTCAACAGCCCCAATGCCGACGAGAATTCCAAAGTGCCAAAGCGCTTGGAGAGCCTAACAACGACCGTTTTTCAATCACTTTTCCCGCCGATCAACCCCCAGGCCACGCCCCTTAAGTCTATCCGCCGTGTAATGCTTCTGAACCGAGAGCCCGCTTCTGAATCTGATAAAGAGGGCTCTTACATTCTGAATCTGCGACACTACGCGATCACCACTAGGAAAACAGGCATCCCCAAGCGGATCCGACGTTTGGACCCGAAGGAGGTGCGGAATAGGGAAAAGCACAAGTCTGCTGTTCCCAACCTAGGGAAACTAGAGGATGCCGCAGACTACCTTCTAGATCCTTCAGCTGCGGGATATACATCAGCCAGTGAAACGGAGCTGGACACGGATGCTGAGGTCGAGGTCGCGGGAACGACGACAAGGAAGGTATTGACGAAGCGGGAGATGCAGCGTATGAAAACAGGGGAGAAAGtcgaaaagaagacaacTACCGCCGAAGTGGAGAAACGGGCTGTCAAATTGGTCGAACTGGGCCCACGAATGAGGCTCCGATTGATCAAAGTTGAGGAAGGACTGTGTGAAGGGCGGGTTATGTGGCACGACTATATCCACAAGTCCCAGCAGGAGGTCGATGCTTTGGATAAAACTTGGGATCAAAAAATCAAGGAAAAAGAGGCACGAAAGAAGCTCCAAAGGGAAAACGTTGAACgaaagaagcaggagaaggctaAAGCTCGAGCTGAAGGCAAGGAGGtagaggacgacgaagatgatgaggatgtcgatATGGATGATGAATGGATaagcgatgacgaggaagaacagaacCAGGaagtggatgaagaagatgaaggtgacgAGTCTATTGATGAGTGAATCACAGCCGTCAAGGTCATTTCCGAACATGTTAACGAAGTCCATACGCCCACAGTTGCCTGGCTGTAGCGCGGCAACCTTGTCGACGCTGATGGGGCCCACTGCCTCTCACTCAACTGAAGCTGTTTGTGCGCATATGTAGGGCGTATCTCGCGATGAATGGTCTACGTCAAGAGATTCATCTTCGCCGGTAGCAGGTGCCAGGGCCGGCCTTCAAGCCTCTGTGCGAGGCACGGCCCTTCCACTTATTCTGGTACATGTCATGAGCCGTATATTATCTATCAGGATACCGAATTATACCCACATTTCTTCATTGTGAACTTCAAGTAGTACGACCGTAGCACTC encodes the following:
- a CDS encoding Brix domain-containing protein (transcript_id=CADANIAT00004428), yielding MAKHTKSHAHPKPPSGAAKGKGSAASVSKTPKSMVIRIGGSRVGSSVSQLVKDVRLMMEPDTAVRLKERKSNRLRDYAVMAGPLGVTHFLLFSKSSTGNTNMRLALTPRGPTLNFKVESYSLCRDVEKALKRPRGGGQDHKTPPLLVMNNFNSPNADENSKVPKRLESLTTTVFQSLFPPINPQATPLKSIRRVMLLNREPASESDKEGSYILNLRHYAITTRKTGIPKRIRRLDPKEVRNREKHKSAVPNLGKLEDAADYLLDPSAAGYTSASETELDTDAEVEVAGTTTRKVLTKREMQRMKTGEKVEKKTTTAEVEKRAVKLVELGPRMRLRLIKVEEGLCEGRVMWHDYIHKSQQEVDALDKTWDQKIKEKEARKKLQRENVERKKQEKAKARAEGKEVEDDEDDEDVDMDDEWISDDEEEQNQEVDEEDEGDESIDE
- the rrp3 gene encoding RNA-dependent ATPase rrp3 (transcript_id=CADANIAT00004427); the protein is MSALKKRKITEKQPETNSDSEAESVSSRGSAKDETQTSGEEPAPAKSFKELGIIDQLCEACENMGYKAPTPIQSQAIPLALEGRDVIGLAETGSGKTAAFALPMLQALMEAPQTLFGLVLAPTRELAYQISQAFETLGSTIGVRCAVIVGGMDMVAQSIALGKKPHIIVATPGRLLDHLENTKGFSLRNLKYLAIDEADRLLDMDFGESLDKIIRILPRTRHTYLFSATMSTKVESLQRASLSNPVRVSVSSKYQTVSTLQSSYICIPHKHKNLYLVYLLNEFAGQSAIIFTTTVHETQRVAFMLRALGFGAIPLHGQLSQSARLGALGKFRSRSRDILVATDVAARGLDIPSVDVVFNFDLPMDSKTYIHRVGRTARAGKSGVAISFVTQYDVEVWLRIEHALSKKLPEYQVEKDEVMVMSERVAEASRQATIEMKSFDEKKGARGKKFGKGKRSRDDMDQEEG